A single Lactuca sativa cultivar Salinas chromosome 8, Lsat_Salinas_v11, whole genome shotgun sequence DNA region contains:
- the LOC111900936 gene encoding 7-ethoxycoumarin O-deethylase encodes MEFVIIALGLFSSCALIGIISTVFGIGKPKNLPPGPAPLPIIGNLHLLGDHPHQSLANLAKIYGPVMFLKLGRTTALVISSAAAAKEVLQKQDLAFSSRHIPDALNAHNHSHYSTVWLPVSTQWRTLRKILNTNIFTGNSLDTNQHLRRKKVQELVAYCRKAGACKDPVDIGRAAFRTTLNLLSNTIFSIDLTDPYEDSGKEFKELVGNIMVEAGKPNLVDFFPLLKKIDPQGIKRRMTHYFGKIFEISEELIEERLVMNGSKHEDVLDVCLKLSQENPDEINRAHIKSLFLDLFAAGTDTTSNSLEWAMTEVLRNPHIMTKAKHELEEVIGKGKIVEESDILKLPYLWCIVKETLRIHPPVPLLIPRKIHSEVKLNGFIVPKGTQVLVNVWAIGRDSTTWDDSLMFKPERFLTSSLDVQGRDFELIPFGAGRRICPGLPLAIRMLPVMLGTLINNFDWNIDGGLRDKNIDMSEKFGITLQKANPLCVVPIPID; translated from the exons ATGGAGTTTGTGATTATCGCGTTAGGTCTGTTCTCATCTTGCGCACTTATCGGAATCATTTCCACAGTTTTTGGTATCGGTAAGCCCAAGAACCTACCTCCAGGCCCAGCCCCGCTGCCGATCATCGGAAACCTCCACTTGCTCGGCGACCACCCACACCAATCCCTAGCCAATCTAGCCAAGATCTATGGCCCAGTTATGTTCCTTAAACTTGGTCGCACCACCGCACTAGTCATCTCCTCCGCCGCTGCCGCCAAAGAAGTCCTCCAAAAGCAAGACCTTGCTTTCTCCTCCCGCCATATACCCGACGCTCTCAACGCCCACAACCACTCCCATTACTCCACCGTCTGGCTCCCCGTTTCCACACAGTGGCGGACTCTACGCAAGATCCTTAACACCAACATTTTCACCGGCAACTCCCTTGATACTAACCAACATTTACGGAGAAAGAAAGTTCAAGAACTAGTGGCGTACTGTAGAAAAGCCGGCGCGTGCAAAGATCCGGTGGACATCGGTCGAGCTGCTTTCAGAACTACCCTGAATCTCTTATCCAACACTATTTTCTCCATAGATTTAACAGACCCGTATGAGGATTCCGGTAAAGAGTTCAAGGAGCTGGTTGGAAACATCATGGTCGAGGCCGGAAAGCCAAATCTTGTTGACTTTTTCCCGTTGTTAAAGAAGATCGATCCACAAGGGATCAAGAGGAGAATGACACATTATTTTGGGAAGATTTTTGAGATTTCTGAGGAATTGATTGAAGAGAGGTTAGTGATGAATGGATCCAAGCATGAAGACGTATTGGATGTGTGTCTCAAACTCAGTCAAGAGAATCCAGATGAGATCAATCGAGCACATATCAAGAGCTTGTTTTTG GACCTGTTTGCCGCCGGCACCGATACGACTTCAAACAGTTTAGAATGGGCAATGACAGAAGTACTACGCAACCCACATATCATGACGAAAGCAAAACATGAGCTCGAAGAAGTTATTGGTAAAGGAAAAATCGTAGAAGAATCTGACATCTTAAAGCTACCTTACTTATGGTGCATCGTGAAAGAAACACTAAGGATTCATCCACCTGTCCCTTTGTTGATCCCTCGAAAAATTCATAGTGAAGTCAAACTCAATGGCTTCATTGTACCCAAGGGGACACAAGTGCTTGTCAATGTATGGGCCATAGGACGAGACTCAACCACGTGGGATGACTCATTAATGTTCAAACCAGAAAGATTCTTGACCTCAAGTCTTGATGTTCAGGGTCGGGATTTTGAGCTAATCCCGTTTGGTGCTGGAAGAAGAATATGTCCTGGTTTGCCACTTGCTATCCGCATGCTTCCTGTGATGTTAGGAACACTAATCAATAATTTTGATTGGAACATTGATGGTGGACTTAGAGATAAAAACATTGACATGAGCGAGAAGTTTGGAATCACTTTGCAAAAGGCCAACCCTCTTTGTGTTGTTCCAATTCCAATAGATTAG